In a genomic window of Zingiber officinale cultivar Zhangliang chromosome 9B, Zo_v1.1, whole genome shotgun sequence:
- the LOC122025653 gene encoding 40S ribosomal protein S17-3-like yields the protein MGRVRTKTVKKSSRQVIERYYSRMTLDFHTNKKILEEVAIIPSKRLRNKIAGFSTHLMRRIQRGPVRGISLKLQEEERERRMDFVPDESAIKVDQIVVDKETIDMLASLGMADLPGVERQTEAPAAPAYSSRPGAGGYGGRRN from the coding sequence ATGGGCCGCGTTCGAACGAAGACGGTGAAGAAGTCGTCCCGCCAAGTAATTGAGCGGTACTACTCGCGGATGACGCTCGATTTCCACACCAACAAGAAGATCCTGGAAGAGGTGGCCATAATCCCTTCCAAGCGTCTTCGCAACAAGATCGCTGGGTTCTCGACCCATCTTATGCGCCGCATCCAGCGCGGCCCCGTCCGCGGCATCTCCCTCAAGCTCCAAGAGGAGGAGCGCGAGCGCCGCATGGACTTCGTCCCCGACGAGTCCGCCATCAAGGTCGACCAGATCGTGGTTGACAAGGAGACGATTGACATGCTTGCCTCGCTCGGCATGGCTGACCTACCCGGTGTCGAGAGGCAAACTGAAGCGCCGGCCGCCCCAGCGTACTCGTCCCGCCCCGGTGCCGGCGGATACGGTGGCCGCAGGAACTAA